The following are from one region of the Isoalcanivorax indicus genome:
- a CDS encoding MBL fold metallo-hydrolase, with the protein MKFASLGSGSKGNATLVQSDDTLVLVDCGFSVRETLARMAGQGIDPARLTAIFVTHEHGDHVRGVLPLARRLGVPVYLSHGTARALAERGARHDAGGVTLHEVRPGRDVTVGALTITPVPVPHDAREPCQYVLADARYRLGVLTDLGMITTHVSEAYAACDALVLECNHDMDMLANGRYPLSLKRRVGGQWGHLNNRQAASLVAELEQDRLQHLVLSHLSEENNTPAHALEAVAEAGFDDRRRLRVANQAEGFPWLAVE; encoded by the coding sequence GTGAAGTTCGCCTCGCTCGGCAGTGGCAGCAAGGGCAATGCCACCCTGGTGCAGAGCGATGACACCCTGGTGTTGGTGGACTGCGGCTTTTCGGTCAGGGAAACCCTGGCACGCATGGCCGGACAGGGTATTGATCCCGCCCGGCTGACCGCCATTTTCGTGACCCACGAGCACGGTGACCATGTGCGTGGCGTCTTGCCGCTGGCGCGGCGCCTCGGGGTGCCGGTCTACCTCAGCCACGGCACCGCCCGTGCGCTGGCGGAGCGCGGCGCCCGGCACGACGCCGGCGGCGTGACCCTGCATGAGGTGCGACCGGGGCGCGACGTAACGGTCGGGGCCCTGACCATCACGCCGGTGCCGGTACCCCATGATGCACGCGAGCCCTGCCAGTATGTGCTTGCAGACGCCCGCTACCGGCTTGGGGTGCTTACCGATCTGGGCATGATCACCACGCATGTCAGCGAGGCTTACGCCGCCTGTGATGCACTGGTGCTGGAATGCAATCATGATATGGACATGCTGGCCAATGGCCGCTATCCGCTGTCGCTGAAACGGCGTGTGGGTGGTCAGTGGGGGCATCTGAATAATCGGCAGGCCGCCTCGCTGGTGGCCGAGCTGGAGCAGGACCGGCTTCAGCATCTGGTGCTGTCGCACCTGAGCGAGGAAAACAACACCCCGGCTCACGCCCTGGAAGCGGTGGCGGAAGCGGGATTCGATGACAGGCGCCGCCTGCGGGTGGCGAACCAGGCCGAGGGCTTCCCCTGGCTGGCCGTGGAATGA
- a CDS encoding glycine cleavage system protein R, with translation MDQLIVISALGSDRPGIVRALSGAVLAEQGNILDSRMTVLGGEFAVLMLVSGNEATLARLEEALPPVAGELDLTLTLRRTAPREAPAGARPYQVEVVAMDHPGIVHEIAQFFSARGINISDLSTGTYAAPHTGTRMFSLHLTLSVPVEESVARLRDAFLDFCEERNLDATLQPRRS, from the coding sequence ATGGATCAATTGATCGTCATTTCGGCGCTGGGTTCCGACCGCCCGGGTATCGTACGCGCCCTCTCCGGCGCCGTGCTGGCCGAACAGGGCAATATTCTCGACTCCCGAATGACCGTGCTCGGCGGCGAGTTCGCCGTGCTGATGCTGGTCAGCGGCAATGAGGCCACCCTGGCCCGACTGGAGGAGGCCCTGCCGCCGGTCGCGGGCGAACTGGACCTGACCCTGACCCTGCGCCGTACGGCACCTCGGGAAGCGCCCGCAGGCGCCCGTCCCTACCAGGTGGAGGTGGTGGCCATGGACCATCCGGGCATCGTCCATGAGATCGCCCAGTTCTTCTCCGCCCGGGGTATCAACATCAGTGATCTGAGTACCGGCACCTATGCCGCTCCGCATACCGGCACGCGCATGTTCAGCCTTCACCTGACGCTGAGCGTGCCGGTTGAAGAATCCGTGGCCCGGTTGCGCGATGCCTTCCTGGATTTCTGCGAAGAACGCAATCTTGATGCCACCCTGCAACCCCGCCGTAGCTGA
- a CDS encoding DUF1365 domain-containing protein, translating to MKPEHGLYSGCVWHQRERPVVHRFSYPLWLLAVDIDDTATLLARHRWWGRKRRPVVLRDRDYLAGEASGDRGLSAAVRDKAAALGMDWQQGRVIMLAQPRLFGWLFNPLVLYWHFAPGSPVPDQLLAEVSNTPWHQTHWYPLVLAPAGGNEYTAEHDKGFHVSPFMAMAQRYRWTVVLHDASLTVRIENWDSDGKLFTAGMTLDRQEADALNMGQVIRRFGWQSLRVSAGIYAQAFRLWRKGVPFHGHPDKQ from the coding sequence GTGAAGCCGGAGCACGGGCTCTACAGCGGGTGCGTCTGGCATCAGCGTGAGCGCCCGGTAGTGCACCGTTTCAGCTACCCCCTGTGGCTGCTGGCGGTGGATATTGACGATACCGCGACGTTGCTGGCGCGACATCGCTGGTGGGGCCGGAAACGGCGTCCGGTAGTGCTGCGCGATCGCGATTATCTTGCCGGTGAGGCGAGCGGCGACAGGGGGTTGTCGGCGGCAGTACGTGACAAGGCTGCAGCGCTCGGGATGGACTGGCAGCAGGGGCGGGTGATCATGCTGGCGCAGCCGCGGTTGTTCGGCTGGCTGTTCAATCCGCTGGTGCTGTACTGGCATTTTGCCCCGGGCAGCCCGGTGCCGGATCAACTGCTGGCCGAGGTCAGCAATACCCCGTGGCACCAGACGCACTGGTATCCGCTGGTGCTGGCGCCTGCCGGGGGGAATGAATATACCGCAGAACATGACAAGGGTTTCCATGTGTCGCCTTTTATGGCCATGGCGCAGCGTTACCGCTGGACGGTGGTGCTGCATGACGCCAGCCTCACGGTGCGCATAGAAAACTGGGACAGCGATGGCAAGTTGTTCACGGCGGGCATGACCCTCGACCGGCAGGAGGCCGACGCCCTGAACATGGGGCAGGTCATACGGCGCTTTGGCTGGCAATCACTGCGAGTCAGCGCAGGCATTTATGCCCAGGCGTTCCGCCTGTGGCGCAAGGGGGTGCCGTTTCACGGGCATCCCGACAAGCAGTGA
- a CDS encoding peroxiredoxin: MSKTAQLDKTIPAFTAAATSGQTVRSRDFKGHKVVLYFYPKDNTPGCTTEGSDFRDLHSDFENAGCLVYGVSKDSLRSHENFRNKLGLPFELISDEDETLCRLFDVIKLKKMYGREFEGIERSTFLIDADSTLRREWRKVKVKGHAEDVLEAARAL, translated from the coding sequence ATGAGCAAGACCGCACAACTGGACAAGACCATTCCTGCCTTCACCGCCGCCGCCACCAGCGGCCAGACCGTCCGTTCACGCGACTTCAAGGGGCACAAGGTGGTGCTCTATTTCTATCCCAAGGACAACACGCCGGGCTGCACCACAGAGGGCAGTGACTTCCGTGATCTGCACAGCGATTTCGAGAACGCCGGTTGCCTGGTGTATGGCGTGTCCAAGGACAGCCTGCGCAGCCACGAGAATTTCCGCAACAAACTCGGGCTGCCCTTCGAGCTGATCTCGGACGAGGACGAAACCCTGTGTCGGCTGTTCGACGTGATCAAGCTGAAGAAGATGTACGGGCGTGAGTTCGAGGGCATTGAACGCAGCACCTTCCTGATTGACGCCGACAGCACCCTGCGCCGGGAATGGCGCAAGGTAAAGGTCAAGGGCCACGCTGAGGACGTGCTCGAGGCAGCGCGCGCGCTGTAG
- a CDS encoding SAM-dependent methyltransferase, whose translation MMKLQDTGAIPDTGLLDRVARRFVLKTLRQFPAGQLVITEPDGNQTVIGHGQPTGRIMMHDWRTYRMLFTGGSLGAGEAFMEKLWSSEDLTGVIRYFAANVSAMQDLEKGAARLFSPLLAVLHNMNRNSITGSRRNIAAHYDLGNDFFRLFLDETMMYSSAIYASEDMSLDAAAVHKLDVICQKLKLGPDNHLLEIGTGWGGLAVHAARHYGCRVTTTTISAEQHKHACERVAAEGLESRVTVLDQDYRLLQGRYDRIVSVEMIEAVGHQYLNNYFGKLDELLTDDGLILLQAITIPDQRYAYAISHVDFIKRYIFPGGFLPSLRVMCDKLSVCTRMTPLDVQDIGIDYAKTIADWRERFMAASKQVTALGFDGRFQRMWEYYLCYCEGAFRERAISTVQLLGAGPDYRPGR comes from the coding sequence ATGATGAAACTGCAGGATACGGGCGCGATACCGGATACCGGATTGCTGGACCGCGTCGCGCGGCGTTTTGTGCTGAAGACGCTGCGGCAGTTTCCTGCCGGGCAACTTGTCATCACCGAACCGGACGGCAACCAGACGGTCATCGGCCATGGTCAGCCCACCGGGCGGATCATGATGCACGACTGGCGCACCTACCGCATGCTGTTTACCGGCGGCTCCCTGGGTGCGGGTGAAGCCTTCATGGAAAAGCTCTGGAGCAGCGAGGACCTGACCGGCGTGATCCGTTACTTCGCCGCCAATGTCAGTGCCATGCAGGATCTGGAAAAGGGCGCCGCGCGGCTGTTCAGCCCATTGCTGGCTGTGCTGCACAACATGAATCGCAACTCGATCACCGGCTCCCGCCGCAATATCGCGGCACATTACGACCTGGGCAACGATTTCTTTCGTCTGTTTCTGGACGAAACCATGATGTATTCCAGTGCCATCTACGCCAGTGAGGACATGAGTCTTGATGCGGCGGCGGTGCACAAGCTGGATGTGATCTGCCAGAAGCTCAAGCTGGGTCCGGACAACCATTTGCTGGAAATCGGCACGGGGTGGGGCGGGCTGGCGGTGCATGCGGCCAGACATTACGGCTGCCGGGTCACCACCACCACCATCTCGGCGGAACAGCACAAGCATGCCTGTGAACGGGTGGCCGCCGAGGGGCTTGAGTCTCGTGTCACGGTGCTGGATCAGGATTACCGGCTGTTGCAGGGCCGCTACGATCGCATCGTGTCGGTGGAGATGATCGAGGCGGTGGGGCACCAGTATCTGAACAACTACTTCGGCAAGCTCGATGAACTGCTCACCGACGACGGCCTGATTCTGTTGCAGGCCATCACCATTCCCGATCAGCGCTATGCCTATGCCATCAGCCATGTGGATTTCATCAAGCGCTACATCTTTCCGGGCGGCTTCCTGCCGTCTCTGCGTGTGATGTGCGACAAGCTGTCCGTCTGCACTCGCATGACCCCCCTGGATGTGCAGGACATAGGCATCGACTATGCAAAAACGATTGCCGATTGGCGGGAGCGCTTCATGGCCGCCAGCAAGCAGGTGACGGCCCTTGGCTTCGATGGTCGCTTCCAGCGCATGTGGGAATACTATCTGTGTTATTGCGAGGGGGCCTTCCGGGAACGTGCCATCAGTACGGTACAACTGCTGGGAGCCGGGCCCGACTACCGACCGGGCCGCTGA
- a CDS encoding AI-2E family transporter: MLDIVRNWFRAYFSDEEAVYLFFLLAGGLLVILLFGGMLAPVLTALVLAYLMQGLVSALMRWGLPEKLAVLLVYLLFVSLLVATLVLLLPVIWKQTVNLVQDQLPRILNNSERWLRELPAAYPDMISMRQVDAIVDTAQHQLANAGQAVLSLSLATIPSIVDVMIFLVLVPLLVFFFLADRKRLLEWSASMLPNRRRVLGNVWAEMDQQIANYVRGKAIEILIVGVVTYIAFKVLGLNYALLLAVLVGLSVVIPYIGATVVTIPVAAVAWVQFGWGGEFALVMIVYGVIQFLDANVLVPFLFSEAVNLHPVAIITAILFFGGLWGFWGVFFAIPLATLIKAVLYAWPRQQQGGIVVDPPPPSVAADEAHNGPL; encoded by the coding sequence GTGCTGGATATTGTCCGTAACTGGTTTCGCGCCTATTTCTCGGACGAAGAGGCGGTATATCTGTTCTTCCTGCTCGCCGGGGGATTGCTGGTCATCCTGCTCTTTGGCGGCATGCTGGCGCCGGTGCTCACGGCGCTGGTGCTGGCTTACCTGATGCAGGGGCTGGTGAGCGCGCTGATGCGCTGGGGGTTGCCGGAGAAACTGGCGGTGCTGCTGGTCTACCTGCTGTTCGTCAGCCTGCTGGTGGCGACGCTGGTGTTGCTGTTGCCGGTGATCTGGAAGCAGACCGTGAATCTGGTCCAGGACCAGCTGCCACGTATTCTCAATAACAGCGAACGCTGGCTGCGCGAGCTGCCCGCCGCCTACCCGGACATGATTTCCATGCGCCAGGTGGATGCGATTGTCGACACGGCGCAGCATCAGCTCGCCAACGCCGGCCAGGCCGTGCTGTCCCTGTCCCTGGCGACCATTCCCAGCATTGTCGATGTGATGATCTTCCTGGTGCTGGTGCCGCTGCTGGTGTTCTTCTTTCTGGCCGACCGCAAGCGCCTGCTCGAGTGGAGCGCGTCGATGCTGCCAAACCGGCGCCGCGTACTGGGCAATGTCTGGGCCGAGATGGATCAGCAGATTGCCAATTATGTGCGTGGCAAGGCGATCGAAATCCTGATCGTCGGGGTGGTCACCTATATCGCCTTCAAAGTGCTCGGATTGAACTACGCGCTGCTGCTGGCGGTGCTGGTAGGCCTGTCGGTGGTGATTCCGTATATCGGTGCCACGGTGGTGACGATTCCGGTGGCCGCCGTGGCCTGGGTGCAGTTCGGCTGGGGTGGGGAATTCGCCCTCGTCATGATCGTCTATGGCGTGATCCAGTTTCTCGATGCCAACGTCCTGGTGCCGTTCCTGTTCTCCGAGGCCGTCAACCTGCACCCGGTGGCCATTATCACCGCCATCCTGTTCTTCGGGGGCCTGTGGGGGTTCTGGGGCGTCTTCTTCGCCATTCCGCTGGCGACGCTGATCAAGGCGGTGCTGTATGCCTGGCCGCGACAACAGCAGGGCGGGATAGTGGTGGATCCGCCGCCACCCTCCGTGGCGGCGGACGAGGCGCATAACGGGCCGCTCTGA
- the nadA gene encoding quinolinate synthase NadA: MTAQAQELVREHLDRIHPITELDDVQREAFRQRIRQLLQQRDAVLVAHYYTDPEIQALAEETGGCVADSLEMARFGKAHPASTLIVAGVRFMGETAKILSPEKRVFMPTLEATCSLDLGCPVETFSAFCDAHPDRTVVVYANTSAAVKARADWVVTSSIAVELIEHLDRQGEKILWAPDKHLGDYVARQTGADVLCWDSACIVHEEFKARGVLELKKAHPDAAVLVHPESPQAVVDIADVVGSTSQLIKAACDLPNQTLIVATDRGIFYKMQQLAPGKAFIEAPTAGSGATCRSCAHCPWMAMNALDNMCRVLEDEHGAGQEIFVDPKIAEQAMIPLNRMLDFGASLKR; encoded by the coding sequence ATGACAGCACAGGCCCAAGAGCTGGTCCGGGAGCACCTGGACCGCATTCACCCGATCACCGAGCTTGATGACGTTCAGCGCGAAGCATTCCGCCAGCGTATCAGGCAATTGTTACAGCAGCGCGACGCGGTGCTCGTGGCTCACTATTACACCGATCCGGAAATCCAGGCGCTGGCGGAAGAGACTGGCGGCTGTGTCGCGGATTCGCTGGAAATGGCGCGCTTCGGCAAGGCACATCCGGCCTCGACCCTGATCGTGGCCGGTGTGCGTTTCATGGGCGAGACGGCCAAGATCCTGAGCCCGGAGAAGCGTGTGTTCATGCCGACGCTGGAGGCGACCTGCTCGCTGGATCTGGGATGCCCGGTAGAGACTTTCTCGGCGTTCTGCGATGCCCATCCGGATCGCACCGTGGTGGTGTATGCCAATACCTCGGCAGCCGTGAAAGCCCGCGCCGACTGGGTGGTGACATCCAGTATTGCGGTGGAGCTGATCGAACATCTGGACCGTCAGGGCGAAAAGATCCTGTGGGCGCCAGACAAGCACCTGGGCGATTACGTGGCCCGCCAGACTGGCGCCGATGTGCTGTGCTGGGACAGTGCCTGTATCGTGCATGAGGAATTCAAGGCGCGCGGGGTGCTGGAACTGAAGAAGGCGCATCCGGACGCGGCGGTGCTGGTGCACCCCGAATCACCGCAGGCGGTGGTGGACATTGCCGATGTGGTGGGCTCGACCTCCCAGCTCATCAAGGCGGCCTGTGATCTGCCCAACCAGACCCTGATTGTGGCCACTGACCGGGGCATCTTTTACAAGATGCAGCAGCTGGCACCCGGCAAGGCCTTCATTGAAGCGCCCACCGCCGGCAGCGGCGCCACCTGTCGCAGCTGCGCCCATTGCCCGTGGATGGCCATGAACGCGCTGGACAACATGTGCCGGGTGCTCGAGGACGAGCATGGCGCGGGACAGGAAATCTTCGTCGATCCGAAGATTGCGGAACAGGCCATGATCCCCCTGAACCGCATGCTCGACTTCGGCGCCTCTCTGAAACGCTGA
- a CDS encoding sulfurtransferase TusA family protein, which yields MTSGTVATGPLPTADDVLDARGLRCPMPLLRARQALRHLPSGHTLLVRATDAGSRRDIPAYLRQSGHELVRSGEVDEEFWFLIRTAKGDS from the coding sequence ATGACCAGCGGCACAGTTGCCACCGGACCACTGCCCACCGCGGACGACGTCCTTGACGCGCGCGGCTTGCGTTGCCCCATGCCCCTGCTGCGCGCGCGGCAGGCCTTGCGCCACTTGCCGTCGGGGCACACCCTGCTGGTGCGCGCCACCGATGCCGGTTCACGACGCGACATTCCCGCCTATCTGAGACAATCAGGACATGAACTGGTTCGCAGTGGCGAGGTCGATGAAGAATTCTGGTTCCTGATCCGCACAGCCAAGGGAGACTCTTAA
- a CDS encoding M48 family metalloprotease yields MIRLLPLVLIMALASGSVGANTQLPDLGDPTGTILTPEQEYRLGRAWLRSLRSQAPILQDPLVQDYVEHLVYRLASHSDLAEPDLAIVVVNNREINAFAVPGGVIGLNAGLFLNAETEDEVAAVVAHEIAHVSQRHFTRRYADSRRMNQAMLAAMLASLAVAIAGDAQAGMAGIATSQAAAIQSQLAYSRHHEREADRVGMQTLVNAGMDPHAMPRFFERMARSRQYAGSPPEFVLTHPVTETRIADSRNRAESLARPRLRATPEFDLIRARIQAAFISDAQQALTHFRGQYEGGSSIAQQAAGFGLVMSALRARQYDLAESTLHRLMEHDPDQFWYRLALAEVAENRDDHARAIEILEQVLDLMPGNYATSVMLARNLIATEDYAEARRLLDRLLLKRQDPMLWSMMADAWGREGDRARAHQARGEYLFAIGQEQRGLEQMRFALNQSNERFALHSQVRARLQEMERLANERF; encoded by the coding sequence TTGATACGGTTGTTGCCACTGGTGCTCATCATGGCACTGGCCAGCGGCTCCGTGGGCGCCAATACCCAGCTTCCGGATCTGGGGGACCCCACCGGCACCATTCTGACCCCCGAGCAGGAGTACCGGCTCGGGCGTGCCTGGCTGCGCAGCCTGCGCAGCCAGGCGCCTATCCTTCAGGACCCGCTGGTGCAGGATTACGTGGAGCATCTGGTCTATCGGCTGGCATCGCACAGCGATCTGGCGGAGCCGGATCTGGCCATCGTGGTGGTGAATAATCGCGAGATCAACGCGTTTGCCGTACCCGGAGGCGTCATCGGGCTCAATGCCGGCCTGTTCCTGAACGCCGAAACCGAAGACGAAGTGGCCGCCGTGGTCGCCCACGAAATCGCCCACGTGAGCCAGCGTCACTTCACCCGTCGCTATGCCGACAGCCGCCGCATGAACCAGGCCATGCTCGCCGCCATGCTGGCCAGCCTGGCGGTGGCCATCGCCGGCGATGCCCAGGCCGGCATGGCCGGTATCGCCACCAGCCAGGCGGCCGCCATCCAGTCACAACTGGCCTACTCCCGCCACCACGAGCGCGAAGCGGACCGGGTGGGCATGCAGACCCTGGTCAACGCGGGGATGGACCCGCATGCCATGCCGCGATTCTTCGAGCGTATGGCCCGCAGCCGCCAGTACGCGGGGTCGCCGCCGGAATTCGTGCTGACCCACCCGGTCACCGAAACGCGGATTGCCGACAGCCGCAACCGCGCTGAGTCCCTGGCCCGGCCACGCCTGCGAGCCACCCCGGAGTTCGATCTGATCCGCGCCCGTATTCAGGCCGCCTTCATCAGCGATGCCCAGCAGGCCCTGACCCATTTTCGCGGCCAGTACGAAGGCGGCAGCAGTATCGCCCAGCAGGCCGCCGGCTTCGGCCTGGTCATGAGCGCCCTGCGCGCGCGTCAGTATGATCTGGCGGAAAGCACATTGCATCGACTGATGGAACATGACCCGGACCAGTTCTGGTACCGCCTGGCACTGGCCGAAGTGGCCGAAAACCGCGATGACCATGCCCGTGCCATCGAGATTCTGGAACAGGTGCTGGATCTGATGCCCGGCAACTATGCGACCTCGGTGATGCTGGCACGCAATCTGATTGCCACCGAGGACTACGCCGAGGCGCGCCGCCTGCTGGATCGCCTGCTGCTGAAACGCCAGGACCCGATGCTGTGGAGCATGATGGCCGACGCCTGGGGCAGGGAGGGTGATCGCGCCCGCGCCCATCAGGCCCGGGGGGAGTACCTGTTTGCCATTGGTCAGGAACAGCGCGGCCTGGAGCAGATGCGCTTTGCCCTGAACCAGAGCAACGAGCGGTTTGCCCTGCACAGCCAGGTCCGTGCCCGGCTCCAGGAAATGGAACGGCTGGCCAACGAGCGCTTCTGA
- the bamC gene encoding outer membrane protein assembly factor BamC: MREGQMRALPVAAWLLVLGSSLVTGCSWLPDRTLVYRDAETAERMEVPEGMHFVGFQDSYPIPDAEDRVAPSGERFRAPSPPQLAILGRLGEDADAAQSEDPGRLTAIMGRDGNGYPILMLSTQFVWAWEYVGQALGRTDLNIEDRNRESGIYYIRVPSSYGLSERQAQIKLSHTVNGIQVAVLNQRGTTLVQQAPGQAILERLYNEL, from the coding sequence ATGAGAGAAGGTCAAATGAGGGCGCTGCCGGTGGCCGCATGGCTGCTCGTGCTGGGCAGCAGCCTGGTGACCGGCTGCAGCTGGTTGCCGGATCGCACCCTGGTCTATCGCGATGCGGAGACGGCCGAACGTATGGAGGTGCCCGAGGGCATGCATTTCGTCGGCTTCCAGGACAGTTACCCGATCCCTGACGCGGAAGACCGGGTGGCGCCCTCCGGAGAGCGTTTCCGGGCGCCTTCCCCGCCGCAGCTGGCGATTCTTGGCCGCCTGGGTGAGGACGCCGACGCCGCGCAGAGCGAAGACCCTGGTCGCCTTACGGCCATCATGGGGCGTGACGGTAACGGCTACCCGATCCTGATGCTCAGCACCCAGTTTGTCTGGGCGTGGGAGTATGTGGGCCAGGCACTCGGGCGCACCGACCTGAACATTGAAGACCGCAACCGGGAATCCGGTATCTATTACATTCGCGTGCCGTCCAGCTACGGTCTCAGCGAGCGGCAGGCACAGATCAAGTTGAGCCATACGGTCAACGGCATCCAGGTGGCGGTGCTGAACCAGCGTGGTACCACCCTGGTGCAGCAGGCGCCGGGGCAGGCGATTCTCGAGCGCCTGTACAACGAATTGTGA
- the dapA gene encoding 4-hydroxy-tetrahydrodipicolinate synthase, with amino-acid sequence MDIRGSIVALVTPMHADGSVDWERLRKLVDWHVAEGTHAIVAVGTTGESATLGFEEHDLVIREIISAAAGRIPVIAGTGANSTEEAIRLTRDAQRAGADACLLVTPYYNKPTQEGLYQHYLAIAREVDIPQILYNVPGRTACDMLPETVERLSKVPNIVGIKEATGNLDRARELMERCSPDFMLYSGDDATAIDFILLGGHGNVSVTANVVPGTMAAACNAALAGEGDEARRLNAQMEALHRVLFVESNPIPVKWALYEMGRIDRGIRLPLTPLSAPAQERVRQTLRECGLLEVK; translated from the coding sequence GTGGACATTCGCGGCAGTATTGTAGCGCTGGTTACCCCGATGCATGCCGATGGTTCGGTGGACTGGGAGCGCCTGAGAAAACTGGTTGACTGGCATGTGGCCGAAGGGACCCATGCCATTGTTGCCGTGGGCACCACCGGCGAGTCTGCCACGCTCGGCTTCGAGGAACACGATCTGGTCATCCGCGAGATCATCTCGGCGGCGGCCGGGCGTATCCCTGTGATTGCCGGCACCGGCGCCAATTCCACCGAAGAGGCCATTCGCCTGACCCGCGACGCCCAGCGCGCTGGTGCCGATGCCTGTCTGCTGGTGACGCCGTACTACAACAAGCCGACCCAGGAAGGTTTGTACCAGCATTACCTGGCCATCGCCCGGGAAGTGGATATCCCGCAGATTCTCTATAACGTGCCGGGGCGCACGGCCTGTGACATGCTGCCGGAGACGGTGGAGCGCCTGAGCAAGGTGCCGAACATCGTCGGCATCAAGGAAGCCACCGGCAACCTGGATCGTGCCCGTGAACTGATGGAGCGTTGCAGCCCGGATTTCATGCTGTACTCCGGTGATGACGCCACGGCCATCGATTTCATCCTGCTGGGTGGCCATGGCAATGTGTCCGTGACCGCCAACGTGGTGCCGGGCACCATGGCTGCGGCCTGTAATGCGGCACTGGCCGGTGAGGGTGACGAGGCGCGCCGCCTGAACGCGCAGATGGAAGCCCTGCATCGGGTGCTGTTCGTGGAATCCAATCCGATTCCGGTCAAGTGGGCCCTGTACGAGATGGGGCGCATTGATCGGGGTATTCGTCTGCCGTTGACCCCGTTGTCGGCGCCAGCCCAGGAACGTGTGCGGCAAACCCTGCGTGAGTGCGGTTTGCTGGAGGTGAAATGA
- a CDS encoding DEAD/DEAH box helicase: MSFSELGLSEAILRAVRERGYDTPTPIQRQAIPAVLQGGDLLAGAQTGTGKTAGFTLPILQRLSETAPRKRGAVRALILAPTRELAAQVEESVRLYGQHVDLTSMVMFGGVGMQPQVDRLKKRVDILVACPGRLLDHAGQGTVDLSNIEILVLDEADRMLDMGFIHDIRKVLRLVPKNRQNLLFSATFSDEIKTLADSLLNSPALIEVARRNATADTVAQTVYRVDRERKRELLAELITRHNWYQVLVFTRTKHGANRLAEQLAKQGISALAIHGNKSQSARTRALAEFKAGSLQVLVATDIAARGIDISELPHVVNFELPNVAEDYVHRIGRTGRAGAVGEAISLVCVDEDKLLAGIEKLIKRRLPVEILPGFEPDPRIKPEPIPNGRQQRGGGGGRGNGGGGQARSQGRGGNGGGQRPQGSAPGGNKPANSRPRRRRTPQPA; this comes from the coding sequence ATGTCCTTTTCTGAACTTGGCTTGTCCGAAGCCATTCTGCGTGCCGTGCGCGAGCGCGGTTATGACACCCCCACCCCGATCCAGCGCCAGGCCATTCCCGCCGTACTCCAGGGCGGTGACCTGCTGGCAGGCGCCCAGACCGGCACCGGCAAGACCGCTGGCTTTACCCTGCCGATCCTGCAGCGTCTGAGCGAAACAGCGCCGCGCAAACGCGGCGCCGTGCGCGCCCTGATCCTCGCCCCGACCCGGGAGCTGGCCGCCCAGGTGGAAGAATCCGTGCGCCTGTATGGCCAGCATGTGGATCTCACCTCCATGGTCATGTTCGGCGGTGTCGGCATGCAGCCGCAGGTGGATCGCCTGAAGAAACGCGTCGATATCCTGGTGGCCTGCCCCGGCCGTCTGCTTGATCACGCTGGTCAGGGCACTGTCGATCTGTCGAATATCGAGATCCTCGTCCTGGACGAAGCCGACCGCATGCTCGACATGGGCTTTATCCATGATATTCGCAAGGTCCTGCGGCTGGTGCCGAAGAACCGGCAGAATCTGCTGTTCTCGGCAACCTTCTCCGATGAGATCAAGACGCTGGCCGATAGCCTGCTGAACAGCCCGGCCCTGATCGAAGTGGCGCGCCGCAATGCCACTGCGGATACCGTCGCACAAACGGTCTACCGCGTGGACCGCGAGCGCAAACGCGAATTGCTGGCCGAACTGATTACCCGCCACAACTGGTATCAGGTGCTGGTCTTTACCCGCACCAAGCACGGTGCCAACCGCCTTGCCGAACAGCTTGCGAAACAGGGCATCAGTGCCCTGGCCATCCATGGCAACAAGAGCCAGTCAGCACGGACACGCGCCCTCGCCGAGTTCAAGGCGGGCAGTCTGCAAGTGCTGGTGGCCACCGATATTGCCGCACGCGGTATCGATATCAGCGAATTGCCCCATGTGGTGAATTTCGAATTGCCGAACGTGGCAGAAGACTATGTGCACCGTATTGGCCGCACGGGCCGGGCTGGCGCAGTGGGGGAAGCCATTTCCCTGGTCTGCGTGGACGAAGACAAGCTGCTGGCCGGGATCGAAAAGCTGATCAAGCGACGCCTGCCGGTCGAAATACTGCCCGGCTTCGAACCGGACCCGCGCATCAAGCCGGAACCGATTCCCAACGGGCGCCAGCAACGCGGTGGCGGTGGCGGTCGTGGCAATGGTGGTGGCGGTCAGGCCCGCAGTCAGGGTCGTGGCGGCAACGGCGGCGGACAACGCCCGCAGGGCAGCGCCCCCGGGGGCAACAAACCGGCCAACAGCCGTCCTCGCCGTCGCCGTACCCCTCAGCCCGCCTGA